One window from the genome of Breoghania sp. L-A4 encodes:
- a CDS encoding 16S rRNA (uracil(1498)-N(3))-methyltransferase: MHRLFVEQDLSTGVALPVARAQANYLLNVLRLKAGASVLVFNGRDGEWRAEISELGRKACALVPAEQTREQTPHPDLTYLFAPLKQARVDYMAQKAVEMGAGLLQPVITRHTQTGRVKLDRMQANVIEACEQCGVLTVPQVRDPVALEDIIAGWAESDPGRRLIFCDEGEAGQNPLAALSALERGPLAVLIGPEGGFSEDERSLLRAQSFVTPIPLGPRILRADTAAVAALAVVQAVAGDWR, encoded by the coding sequence ATGCACCGTCTCTTCGTCGAACAGGATCTGAGCACCGGGGTTGCGCTGCCGGTGGCGCGTGCGCAGGCCAACTACCTGCTCAATGTGCTGCGCCTGAAGGCCGGCGCCAGCGTGCTGGTGTTCAATGGCCGCGACGGCGAGTGGCGCGCGGAAATCAGTGAGCTCGGCCGCAAGGCCTGCGCGCTGGTGCCTGCCGAGCAGACCCGCGAGCAGACGCCGCATCCCGATCTGACCTACCTGTTCGCGCCGCTGAAGCAGGCGCGCGTCGACTACATGGCGCAAAAGGCGGTGGAGATGGGCGCGGGGCTGTTGCAGCCGGTGATCACCCGGCATACGCAGACCGGGCGCGTCAAGCTCGACCGCATGCAGGCCAACGTCATCGAGGCGTGCGAGCAGTGCGGCGTGCTCACGGTGCCCCAGGTGCGCGATCCCGTGGCGCTCGAGGACATCATCGCGGGATGGGCGGAAAGCGATCCGGGCCGGCGGCTGATCTTCTGCGACGAAGGCGAGGCGGGCCAGAATCCGCTGGCGGCCCTTTCGGCGCTGGAACGCGGGCCCCTTGCGGTGCTGATCGGCCCCGAAGGCGGGTTTTCCGAAGACGAGCGCAGCCTGCTGCGCGCCCAGAGCTTTGTCACGCCGATCCCGCTTGGCCCGCGGATCCTGCGCGCCGATACCGCGGCCGTGGCGGCACTTGCGGTCGTCCAGGCGGTCGCCGGCGATTGGCGGTGA
- a CDS encoding glutamate--cysteine ligase: MARDTIDTTPIATATELAATLSEGCKGPEDFRIGTEHEKFGFFTKDLTPIPYNGNRGVKTVLEGMEGLLGWERIEDAGNIIGLADPVGGGAISIEPGGQFELSGAPVDNLHQTCRETNAHLAQVRQIAEPLGVGFLGLGMAPTWTLAEMPRMPKSRYEIMTNYMPKVGSKGLDMMYRTSTVQVNLDFSSEADMAKKMRVGLALQPIATAIFANSPFTDGKPNGFLSYRAEIWRDTDNNRAGLLPMAFDEGFGFSDYVEWALDVPMYFVKRGGTYFDATDTTFRQFMAGSLEGRVPDARPTLGDWNNHLGTVFPDVRLKRYIEMRGADAGPWRRICALPAFWVGLLYDDGVLDQAWELVKDWSAQEREALRDGVPKTALKTVFRNHSVHEIAREAVALSREGLKRRGRLNEGGFDETVHLDAVEETVASGMTPAEHMLRKYEGEWNRDITRVFKEYAY; encoded by the coding sequence ATGGCACGCGACACCATCGATACCACGCCGATTGCGACGGCCACCGAGCTGGCCGCCACCCTGAGCGAAGGCTGCAAGGGTCCGGAAGATTTCCGCATCGGCACCGAGCACGAGAAATTCGGCTTCTTCACCAAGGACCTGACACCGATCCCGTATAACGGAAACCGGGGTGTCAAAACCGTGCTGGAAGGCATGGAGGGACTGCTCGGCTGGGAGCGAATCGAGGACGCGGGCAACATCATCGGCCTTGCCGACCCGGTCGGCGGCGGCGCGATCTCGATCGAGCCGGGCGGCCAGTTCGAGCTTTCCGGCGCGCCGGTCGACAATCTGCATCAGACGTGTCGCGAGACCAATGCGCATCTGGCCCAGGTGCGCCAGATTGCCGAGCCGCTGGGCGTCGGTTTCCTCGGTCTGGGCATGGCGCCGACATGGACGCTGGCCGAGATGCCACGCATGCCGAAGTCGCGCTACGAGATCATGACCAACTACATGCCGAAGGTCGGCAGCAAGGGACTGGACATGATGTACCGCACCTCGACGGTGCAGGTGAATCTGGACTTCTCCAGCGAGGCCGACATGGCCAAGAAGATGCGTGTCGGCCTGGCGCTGCAGCCGATCGCGACCGCCATCTTCGCCAACTCGCCCTTCACCGACGGCAAGCCGAACGGCTTTCTCAGCTACCGCGCCGAGATCTGGCGCGATACCGACAACAACCGCGCGGGCCTGCTGCCGATGGCGTTCGACGAGGGCTTCGGCTTTTCCGATTATGTCGAATGGGCGCTCGATGTGCCGATGTATTTCGTCAAGCGCGGCGGCACCTATTTCGACGCCACCGACACGACCTTCCGCCAGTTCATGGCGGGCAGTCTCGAAGGCCGCGTGCCGGACGCCCGGCCGACGCTGGGCGACTGGAACAATCATCTCGGCACGGTGTTTCCCGACGTGCGGCTCAAGCGCTACATCGAGATGCGCGGCGCGGACGCGGGTCCTTGGCGCCGTATCTGCGCGCTGCCGGCCTTCTGGGTCGGTCTGCTGTATGACGACGGCGTGCTGGACCAGGCCTGGGAGCTGGTCAAGGACTGGAGCGCGCAGGAGCGCGAGGCGCTGCGCGACGGGGTTCCCAAGACCGCGCTCAAGACGGTGTTTCGCAACCACTCGGTGCACGAGATCGCCCGCGAGGCGGTGGCTCTGTCGCGCGAGGGGCTGAAGCGCCGCGGGCGTTTGAATGAAGGCGGTTTCGACGAGACCGTGCACCTGGATGCGGTCGAGGAGACGGTCGCCTCCGGCATGACGCCGGCCGAGCACATGCTGCGCAAGTACGAAGGCGAGTGGAACCGCGACATCACGCGGGTGTTCAAGGAATACGCCTACTGA